The DNA segment TATCAATCACACGCAGTTTGAGGGCTTCCTTTTTGCTTATAACTTCCCATATCTCATTCAAGCaatgattattttgaataacttCTCCCAGTATAATCGATTCAGAGTGCAACAGCCTTCAAttggaaaacaaaataataacgaATTGATATATTACATAATTTTCaagaatacaattattatattgatattacaacaatattaaaaatacttAAATACAGTAACAAGTATTTCACGTTCAATCAAATAATAGTTTCTCTATAAATccagagaaataatattttttgattgcGTAGATGGACTAAGTTCGATGAATGGACCAAGTTGGTAAATTCTTTGTAGAGAACAATGAGATAGTCTACAATCagtttttgaatgaaataaaaattgagatctTTATTGAAacagagaaattgaaaaaaataaaagtttgtaCCTGATAACTTAAAATTTTCGAATGCAGTTAAAACAATCATAATTTGATTGTttattgaattggaaaattatttttaatccattattaaaaatttaatgaacgatgaaaataatttattattattgagtttGAACAAATGAACACTTACTTGAATCTATCGTTAGAATAGAAGCAAGCAACACCTTCCTTCACAGTACTTCCTTTCAGTGCGAAACACCCTTCGTAGCCGGCGGGGCCCAATACATACTTCAAATCTCTGTTGAAGAAGAACTCATCCACCTCTTGCAAGAATATCAAGTCAGCATTATATCCTACAAAAAAATCGATCTATATTTTCTTACAAATCACTATTTGAGTTGTAGCTGACAGAATGAACCCTGGGAGAGAACGCAATCTGCCaacaattatttttagaataatCCAACCACAGTTCTGTTGTTTATGTGCCTGACTAGAGCATGCTTGGCGGTAGCTTAGCATGAATCCGAATGGTTTTAAACAGCACCCTAATTTATGCACTTTTGTCATGTTTGTACTACATATACACTGAACTTCATCAAGCTTCAAATTCAGTTATGAAATCTCAATTTATCGGTCGAGACAGTAAAGGTGTGTTGATATCGTTTATAGTAAGGTACTGGACATTTTCATGCACGAAATCAGAGTATTAAACAGATACCTCCAATTAATTCGATTCACAGGAAAGATATTTTCTtttaatgatgataattattgatgataaaaatagtaataatccttattattataattaaatcatatttttcaaatgagcCTTATATCTGCTCGGATGGACAAGTTAAGCCGTCGGACCCAGCTGCCTAAAAGGCAATCGTTAGGTCAcatcagaggccctgaaattgatcagttgcgacctgaaaactctgacaccagacctgagccagccaggtcactcgatattattattatttatctgcTATTAATTATGGCTTGATGGCTAGAAAAAGAGACAATGAAAGAGGTGATTGTTTGCAATCGCGTAATGATATGCCAGAGGTTTTCTCCCCATCACACTCAGAGTTAATTATGAGTTAAATTTACGCCTATTGTAATTTACGCCTAGTTTAACCCTATTGAGTTAATTTTTAAGggaatacaattattataaattgaataattgataataaatctcACCTAGTATTTCTTTGATAAGCAGTTGTTTTCTATAATCCATTTTCAGAGCATAACGGGGGcaataatggaataaatgacTGAGAGCTTCCGCAGTTTCTGTGTAAATATCAGAAAGGATATTGTAAGTGATCACACGAAACCTGAAAAAgacaaaatggaaaatttagaaGCCTAGTTGTCATAGGAAGAGGTGAAAGCCTGAAGAAATTTATACACTACAAACATTATACCGGGTGATTCAAAAAGGACttgacaactttgaaaattcatataaatcttattaaacaagatACACAGCTGTTTTGAAGGAAAACACTCCAAGTTTTAACTCGCGTAGTCCGCTAGTTCCTGGTCACGCCGTACAAGCGCTAGCGGCAGTTACGTCAAAGACGGCTGCCTTCACTGGACCCGAGCGTGCTAGCTGTGTTTTTTTTATTGACAATTCCACTTTTTATTTGAGCAAAATTCAAATGACCATATTTAAcagtattttcattcaaatatgcattatataatgataatttcgtttttatcattattgaagatgattttttcaataatacacTGTGCTTAaattatcaaatcaatttattttccacatagcattacaaaaaaatgtagaattacataaattcaatatgaataaaatacatcaattcaaatagaaaatgatacattattacaTTAATATTAGTATACAGATGGCGTGGAATTTCCCCAAGAAGACTATACGTCTGTGAATGGGGGAGAGTTCTTGCATGAAAATAGAGTAACATTTATCTTTATCTGTGCTATGAACTATTAACTTTATGTTTTATACAACCTATATAAGTAAATGTAACTGTTGTTTATAGTTTGTTCAAAAAATTCTTTATCAATAGCAGAGcagagttgattataaatttacaAGTGGGAGAGCAAGGGAACCTCAGACCAGCAATGAAGCGAAaaagttatattttaattaaattgagcTGGTAAGTTATACTAGATGTATGGTGAATGGAGCAGTTCCTCAGTTCCAATCCAGCCTATGCCAAAAAGCCACCCGACCAACATACTTTTATACACCACGTCGCTGCAATCCTCAGCCACCCTGACCGGCAAATTCCTATAGATAATTTGAGTTAGGTAGTATGGTGATTTTGAGTTCTATTCCATGCATTAATCTAGGTGTTGATTATCCATGGTTGTTCTTGAGTCGTGTTTGATAATTGTGTTGTATATTAGCAAATAGGTTTATTCTATGTTTCCTTATATATGTgagaattgttttaataaataactgtCTTAGATTGAGCACAGGGAAGTCTGAGAATAGCAGCAACGTGGGGTACCTGGATTCTTTTTTCAGGATAGTTTTCATTATTGTGCGTTGAGTGACGGCCAGCGGCTCCAGGATGAAACACCTCCCCAAACTATTATGTCATACTGCAATATTGATTGGACATATGCATCGGAGATCCTCTAACACAATCTAATGTCTAGTACCTGGCTAAGCTGAGAGAGTCCATACAACATCCTTCTAAGCCTCTGTTTGACACATTGAATATGGGGAACCCAACTCAAGTGATGGTCAAAAATATTCCCAAGATATTTGTATTGGTCAACTCTCATGTTTGATCCACATGTACAGACTGAGGATTCTAAATCTGTACATGTATGCATTTCCACCTGCCTTGAGCCTGGATCTGATTGGTTCCTTGTTAGGATCGGCATATACTTTGTTTTAGTTATATCTACTGTTTAAGCTGTTATGGTCGAaccagtttttttatttttgaaaggtCTATAGTGGCATTTTTATATACATCCACCCAATCCTTGCCAACAGAAACAACAACCTTGTCAGCAGCAAATAGAAATATCTTGGTTGTCGTGTTGAGCTTTGCAATGTTAAAGATGTATATAATAAGGAACAATATTGGACCCAGAGTGCTTCCCTGAATCACCCCATAGTCAACACTGTCCCTCTCACCACATTTACCATCAATTTGAACAAAGTGAAGGCGTTCATAGAAGTAACTTTTGAACCACTGCAAAGCAGTATTTTTAATTCCAATAGCTTCAAGCTTCTTGAAGAGCTTGCCTCTATCTATAGAGTCGAATGACTTGGCCAGGTCCAGGAACGTcattaaaactttatttttcaattcaactgactcaattatatatttggttacatcAAATAGAGCATCAttggtatttttttatttttgaaatccaTATTGGATTTTTGCAAGTATGTtattatttgtcaaatattctgttaactgtaatttaatacatttttcaataatcttagACAATGTTGTTAGAAGTGATATGGGTCTGcagtttgaaaattgatttttaggTCCTGATTTGTAGATTGGGATGATTTTTGCTATTCTTAGATTTTCCGGAAACTGTCCTGTACGAATGcttaaatttattaaatgatGGATAGGATTAATTAATGACTCAAGATTTTCTTTGATTAATTTAGTTGGAATGAGATCGTACCTCGGAGCACTCCCATCTTTAAGACTATGTATCACTTTCATTAGTTCATCTTTTGTGACATCTTTAAACTCAAATAGTGCATCAACTCCATACTCAGAATCATTAATTTCTGGTTCTCCAACAGGGTTCAACGATTGGGATAGGGAAGATCCAACGGACGTgaaatattgattaaaattgtTGCAGATATCTTTAATATTTTGGGTTTGGGTGGAGTctctatttttagaaaatgaattgaatggaATTGATTGATGGCATTTTGATTTACCAGCAATCTCTTTCACTGCGGTCCAAAACTTTTGAGGATTATATGAAACctcatcaattttattcttgtaataGTTATGTTTGGCTCGCTTAATGGTTGAGTGTAATAAGTTTCTGAATCGGATAAATTCGTTTTTTAAAGCGATACAGTAGGGCTGTCTAATAAGTTTCTTCTCAAGTTTATCGCGGTCAcgtattgaatttattaaaccTCTGGTAATCCAtggtttgatttttttattatttgatgttatttttattttagatgTTTTCTcaagtataatattatgaatagttCCTATAGATAGATTAGTTGATAGGTTGATATTATTTTCGTCGATTACACGGTCCCAAACCTGTACAGACAAGGAATTCTGAACACGAttccaatcaattttaaaatagtatTCATCTTTTTCAGGAAGTTTGTCTATTTTATGAGTTGATTAAGACATATGGCATAATGATCGGTGATCGCGGTTTGTACTACAGTTGTTGAAACTTGGAAAGTGTGCGGTAATCTGACAAAGTAGTGATCGATGCAGGTGTTGCTGACCGGTCTGGTCACCTTATCGACACATGAAACAAAGCCTGCCTCGTTCATTACATCCAAGTACTTTTCTTCCAGAGTATGTGGATTAGCAGTTTATATCACCACTgaagatttttatacatttaGCGTCATTTCTCTGTTGGTTAAAGTAAGAttcaatagattcaataaaaatttcaagacTTGAGTTGGGGCTACGATAGATTGCAAGCAGTTCAAAAGGAACACCGGCCCAATAaaaagtgagggagagagatgTAGCAATATTTCCTAATTGAATCTCGCGACATGAAGCAGTTATCTCATTGTCAATGTAAACAAAATCTCCATCGCTTTGATTAATATTGTTATATGATCTGAATAAATTGTAGCCAGGAATCTCCATCAAATCGCTCTCATCTTTCAGCCAAGCATCCGTTAAAATAATGCATGTGAAATGATAACCCAGGCTTTGTAATACTAGAATAAATTTGTAGCTCCTAATATTTTCCTGGATTACagtaaagaataaagaatcCTCTAATATTCCCAACACATTTTCCTTGTAAGTTACCGGTACGCctgatattaaaatattgttttctgcGTCTGCTGTTGGAGGTCCTGTACATTTTGTTTCAcgtttttcagttcatttttaAGACGCGCGTTCTCTTTCTCCAATTCACTGACAGTTTCACATGTTTTATTACACTTATCTTTAACGTCGTTGAACTGTTTCTTCATTTCCTCCCACTTCTTGTTATTCTCCTCTCACTTTGTATTAGTTTCTTGTCTAAATTCGGTGATTGCACTTAATAGTGTCTCATTAGATACTTCACCATCATCCGTTTTATTAGATCTGGCACTCACAGAGGGTGTAGTACCGGTGCAATTTTAGcattttcatttcttatttcttgTTTCTCTCGATAGTCCAACACAATTCTGGTGGAAATCAGTTTGACAATCATGACACTTTACACTATCCTTAATTATTTCCCCTTGACAACGGTCACACTCCATAATTccgaaatttataaaaaatcactTTGGAACAAAACTGGGAAGAATTTCAACAAGAATAAAACTTTAGTAGCCTAGTTGGTTAAAAGCACACTGGCCGGCCGGCTTAAACTCGTTGCTTAGCAGCACGATAAGATACCTTCCGATAAGATTACTTAGATACGATATTAGATTAGATATAGTAGACTAATataataaactataaaatataaactaatatatatatatatattattatatagcaataatatataattatatatactaaTATATAAAACTAAAATATATTAGACTAATTATAAGATTAGATAGATCCGATAAGATTACTTTCCTTGGTTTGAAAATCGGCgtagtgtatttatttattcacaatatcacatcggaaacaacaggtaatgacccaaatatgtttccttaacacaacaataagtacagtatacgctttaataaaaaaaagataCTAAAACTAAtgtctaaaaataataatacttagTAAACTACTTCTAAAACATTCCTTAATAGAGTTGATGGTGAAAGTGATGGtgaaaatgaatatatgaaGTGATGAAGGAGAGGTGTTATCAATAAAGATGATGAGAGAGCATGCAGTCTcatatgaatgatgaatgatagGATGAGGGTGATAATGATAACTGCCAGCAAAGAACTTTGAAAATAAGGGGTGAGTAAGAATAAAATGAGTTTGAATGTGCAAATGAAGGAAAATTGAAGTGAAAAgagtgatatttttataatgatagGAATATTTGCGAAAATTATGGCTGCTGATTAAAAATTCAGTTATTCTGATTCTCTCTCAGAAGCATCGTTATTGTGCGCTTGAAACTTAATGGGCCATCAGAAAACACGTCCATCCCACAGCTAAGTCCGTTCAACAATCTTGGCATGTGGTTGAGGGGGGGAAATATGCACTAACTGTCCTACACCTCTGTACTGCGAATAGGGAATGCCATCTACGCCTGAGAGTGGGCACGGCGAATCCAATTCTTCCAAGGAGGTAAGAAGAATCAACCTCATTCGTTAGTATCTTACGGAAAAGAATCAACGATGGTACCTCTCTCCTAAGCTTAAGAGCATCAACTTCGAACAATGATCTTAATCGACGTGTAGGAAATCCTCTCTCACAGGAATGCCCGAATTTTTTGAAGAGGAATCTTAGAAATTTATCTTGCATTCTCTCAAGTTTTATTACATAGGTGATCTCATAAGGACTCCAGACCGGCGCTGCATACTCCTTGTACTCCAAGTACCTTGATATATTGCAACATTTTTGATACCAAAGATCGATTAGGATGACCGAGAACGAAATGTTTTCTTTAAGCAAGATGGCGCACCACCACACTATCTGACTGACGTCCGGAATTTTCTTAATGACCGCTTtccaaatcagtggattggccgtAATGCGCCAATTGCATCGCCCCCTCGTTCCCCAGACTAACACCGCTGGATTTTTTCTTGCGGGGTTTGATAAAAGATATGGTGTATATACCACCACTCCACCTGACTGAACTTAGAGCAAGGATTTGCactgctgttgagcaagttacgcctgaaatgctagtgcgagtctgggaagaaatcgattatcgatgagatgtctgcaggataaccaacggGAATCACATAGAAAATCTTAAGTTTAAGGTAAAAAAATTGTgtttcctttaaaacaacaccaaaactgtaccttgtttaataagattttcttttaaatgtaaaaAGTTCTTTTTAAATCACCCGGTAtacttacaataatataatagttattgaaaagtttaacaaggaattttgataattatagcCTAGTTGTCCTCAAAGCATGCAATTCTTGGAAGAGTAGAGCTAGAGCTTAGAATAAAGCTCTTTTTTAAGACGCTGATTACATAATATGACCAGTGATGTAATTCTATGAcctgtgataaattgttaaaattgtgattgtttttatattttttgacgATGTCTtgcattattttttttaatgttctgacaataaacgaatcttgaattttgaataACCTATCTTTTGATCTCAAGTTAGTACCAAGCAGTGTTAAAGtatgaaaatgtttttctaagCTTTTTAGGTGGCAATCAGAACTTGGTTCAGGTTCCCAAAAATTCGTTAAAGGCTTGTTTATAAATACCGtgtttttacaattttatttattttttcaattgtaggcCTATAAAGAATATATGATATCACggtatcaccatagagaaaaggtaATCCATAGATCAAGAAATTCATTATTCGTCTCTGGTAAGGGTGATACCAGAGGTGACCTAACATTATTTTCTAAACTACAAAAAACAAAGCTTTGGTATCGTACCTAGATTTCCGATGAAAACATCAGCGATGATGATCAGAATAGGTTTTAATGCATTAGTAGAAAAATTAGTTGAACGGTCGCATTCTGGGTATTAATTAACAGAAAGATgtgtcattaaaatatttttcaataaacaaatttatGAACTGAGAGAACTTTTTGTAAATTACCAAGCAAGAAGCATTACATCAAAAGCATTCAATTAGATAACATCCAccaaacaattattttattagtctTGGACTTACTCATTTCCGGACAACCGTGTACTGGTGAATGGGTGACGACTCTCGAATGGACACAGTCCCGGACCAGCTTCAACAGGGTCTGTAGAGACAGTTGATGCTTCAGGAcccttcaaattattattgcttGGTTCACAGatcagtttcaaataatatccaatatcttcattttttgaagaatagATGAAGCCATCTCCAACTCTTTCCCATCCAGTTTCTTCACTTCGTGGAGCATGTTTGCTTTTTTTTCTCAACCAAGTAAATGAACAATCTTTTTGTTCAGTGAACAAAACTTTAAACTTAGAAGGGTATATAACAAATCCAGCTAGCATGCTTGATGGCAAACTTAGTTCATTTACCCAGGGTGAATTTATAGATACAGAATATTCCACATCATTTATATTAAGTATCAAGGTCTCCGGAGCTTTGTTAAAGAAGATTGCATCCTTGCAGATTGTCTCATGATCAATCAAAAAACCATCTTGAAGTAGACCTGCCGAGGATTCACAACTATCAACTTCTAGCCCTGTCTGTCCTTTTTGTTTCTTCTTACGTTTGGaagattttaatttatttatgtttactTTAACTCTATTCAAAAAATCTCCAATTTTTTCACTCAGTTTCCTATTAAAATTACACTCACGTTCTATATTTAATGTTTCATTTTTGTACAGAAAACTAACCTGAAATGTTTCACATCCATCAGGTAGACGAAAATAAGCTGTTGGTTTTTCCATGAAGCgaactttcaaatttatattgtgAGTTGAACTATATGAACGAATAACTGTTTGAAATACTTTGAAGCGCCACACAAATACAGTCATAGCAGTagctataaattattttaacatCATCATAccgaatattttttttaaatgagaaataaaaaagatACATATGAAAGGAATGATAGCAATTCAACAACTTACTAAAGCTAAATCAATTTCTTCTGTGGTTGAAAAATAATGTTCCGATTGACATGTTGAAGTTGGCTGAGTTCCTAAAacaatttattagtttattaagTGAGAGAAAATAGTGCAATAAACATGCAACTCTACCAAAGCTGGTAAATTAACCTAAAATATTTTAGACGTGCGCTTGTATCAGCTGCTGCTCTTTATTACAACAGCTGATTTCATATTGGAAACATGAAATCATGTTGCCAAcgtaaaataattgaaacaaatttgacAAATAGTTTGCTTTTTGTCTTCAAATTATGAAACTATTCAAGTTTTCAAGTACAGTATAATACTGATTACACTAACTACTTAGATACCTCGATTATCCTCATGGAAATGAAAACTTTCCAGTCGAATGATGAcgttaatcaataaaattattgttatcgatttctattttttttgttttcgtCTGCTGGGTGACCACTTTCTCACATCCACAAACGGGTAGTATCGAAAAAAATATCGAATACTTTCCATCGGAGCAGCTTGTCGATAGGCTTTTAAAAGACAGCATTAACAAaataatagtccaggcaatgaatgctcaaaaaagggtacagtaaagaaaaagaagtttggaagacaatttttgaccccgcagttctgttaagggtggtaaggaggtgaacatatcaaaagtcccaacCCCTACACACTCCGATAAGGGGGTGAGGATGGTTCAAAGGTATACCGTACTATTTTTTGGTTTcccgcatataactcgaaaactataaatcttacggacataactgtTACTATATACAatattgaagcttacataatttcctaaaatatttgtctcatatttttttctatatcttctctagttttcatttttgacatttttcattttgtgacatttttgaaaaaacacatttgcctccaacttttttcattttttcctctcaaaactttttgaaaatcgatgggaaaaatccatgctgattatgaacttatagagcattgaattatcttcaatttgatgtataatttcacacttttacaaagttccctacaccttttgcaacaGCTTTAGTGTTAATAGTGTTgattgtgaaatctccatttttgcaacaatagacaaattgacaaaggaatttggagggaatgtttcaAACACAATTTTAGACTTTGGAGCTTTGTTAAGACTAGTTAGGAAAAGAACATATATCAAAAGtacccattcctaactcatgtgctaagggaatgagggtggtttaaatatagcatttttcagtattttgctcccacgctcatatcttgaggaaAATACGTTCAAACGAAATAGCTAACTATTAAAAAATGAAGCCttataaattctctacactttttgttcagtggaattttgtgatatttccaacagttCCAAAGTGGAAAGCTGTCGATAAAATAATATCGAAAGTTGGCAGTGTCGATGATCAATGAATCGATAGATTAGGGATTCGATACCACTAGTTCACAGATGTGAAAATGTATTCATTTCATTCTAAAAGTAGCAGCACAGCACAGTGGTAGCAGCAGCAGGTAGCAGCAGAAAGAAGTAGAAGCACTTAGAAGGTGCTATTGCTTTAGATTAAAAATTTGTTCATACCtgtagtttatatttttcctcttATTTAAAGACACTATCTTGCTTATTATCTTGTTTTAATCAACTCAGTGTTGTGAATTTTGCAGTGTTAGTACAGTATGATGGACTAATCAATCTTTGCGCAATCTGCATTATCAGGTAAGATAGCAtacctctatagtgaggtccacgttaaaatggcagtggataaagatggaagaatagcgatgcagattctctgcattaattaattatatttctacactgtcaaaaacataattggcatcgttgtggaactagaaaaggatagtaacaccggctttgtcgaatgatagacaaggatagcaaaaccaaagtttatcaaatactgtcattataacgtggacctcactatagcacagAGTAGAGAAGCACTGGTATATTTATTCCGTGCCTCTAGCTTCTAGCTATATAAATAGTAAAACAAGTAGTATCAACACAAAACTATGTTAATTGATAAAAGTTATTTCTCTTTAATTCAGGAAATAGTTGTCAAATCATAAACGTTTATCAAGATGAGGTTTTTTGTTTCTTGAAGCTATTTTATGCCTTTGATGCTATAATTTTAGTTGAATCTGATCTGATAGTTCAAGTATATTACTGTACCGTAGCAACACAcgtataattaaaaattttgagaCAGGAACGGTACC comes from the Nilaparvata lugens isolate BPH chromosome 1, ASM1435652v1, whole genome shotgun sequence genome and includes:
- the LOC111056783 gene encoding 2',5'-phosphodiesterase 12 isoform X1 is translated as MTVFVWRFKVFQTVIRSYSSTHNINLKVRFMEKPTAYFRLPDGCETFQVSFLYKNETLNIERECNFNRKLSEKIGDFLNRVKVNINKLKSSKRKKKQKGQTGLEVDSCESSAGLLQDGFLIDHETICKDAIFFNKAPETLILNINDVEYSVSINSPWVNELSLPSSMLAGFVIYPSKFKVLFTEQKDCSFTWLRKKSKHAPRSEETGWERVGDGFIYSSKNEDIGYYLKLICEPSNNNLKGPEASTVSTDPVEAGPGLCPFESRHPFTSTRLSGNEFRVITYNILSDIYTETAEALSHLFHYCPRYALKMDYRKQLLIKEILGYNADLIFLQEVDEFFFNRDLKYVLGPAGYEGCFALKGSTVKEGVACFYSNDRFKLLHSESIILGEVIQNNHCLNEIWEVISKKEALKLRVIDRHTTLQILTLESLDKSDELLVVANTHLYFHPDADHVRLIQAGISIKYITDYIDKLKKETRRNVSLIFCGDFNSVPECGIYKLMTTGLVPDDYIDWKSNKEEAVEGLSLNQPWRMASACGTPQYTNFIQAFSGCLDYIFYQTDRLAVTQVVPFPTEEELRQHTALPSVVFPSDHIASIADLRWTS